A window of the Lolium perenne isolate Kyuss_39 chromosome 7, Kyuss_2.0, whole genome shotgun sequence genome harbors these coding sequences:
- the LOC127301036 gene encoding uncharacterized protein, giving the protein MDTTAAAAGASPAVPPVVLSAAEDTLAATECVGDHLAELLAAAAEDPDAIAELPPLQRARAFLAVAHAATSLFSVRLRCSGIDPDEHPIRKEFERLTLWQEKLNRLEDWDKAPLRPSTTVNTQAAARFIGRSLSHLTADQKKSMHAISKEEGVGWSGKKRKSQPLPERKSVRAAAEEFLAKASQELIGYNGSGLKGPVRLVPDEDEE; this is encoded by the exons ATGGATACTACCGCAGCCGCCGCGGGAGCCTCCCCAGCGGTGCCGCCCGTGGTGTTGTCCGCCGCTGAGGATACGCTGGCGGCCACCGAGTGCGTGGGCGACCACCTCGCCGAGCTGCTCGCTGCGGCGGCCGAGGACCCCGACGCCATCGCCGAGCTGCCGCCTCTGCAACGGGCACGCGCTTTCCTCGCCGTAGCTCATGCCGCAACCTCCCTCTTCTCAG TGCGGCTGAGATGTTCGGGGATTGATCCGGACGAGCACCCTATCAGGAAGGAGTTC GAGAGGTTAACCCTGTGGCAGGAGAAGTTAAATCGATTAGAGGACTGGGACAAGG CACCACTGCGCCCTAGCACCACCGTGAATACACAAGCAGCAGCAAGGTTCATTGGCCGTTCTTTGTCCCATTTGACAGCAG ATCAGAAGAAGAGCATGCATGCAATTAGTAAAGAGGAAGGAGTGGGCTGGTCTGGGAAAAAGAGAAAGTCACAGCCATTACCAGAGAGAAAATCTGTTCGTGCTGCTGCTGAAGAGTTCCTTGCGAAGGCTTCTCAGGAGCTTATTGGGTATAATGGTAGCGGGCTGAAGGGCCCTGTTAGACTTGTTCCTGATGAAGATGAGGAGTAG